A genomic window from Motacilla alba alba isolate MOTALB_02 chromosome 6, Motacilla_alba_V1.0_pri, whole genome shotgun sequence includes:
- the LRRTM3 gene encoding leucine-rich repeat transmembrane neuronal protein 3 isoform X3, whose product MTDVWGDNFSKLFLFPGFNVIRLLSGSAVALVIAPTVLLTMLSSAERGCPKGCRCEGKMVYCESQKLQEIPSSISAGCLGLSLRYNSLQKLKYNQFKGLNQLTWLYLDHNHISNIDENAFSGIRRLKELILSSNRISYFLNNTFRPVTNLRNLDLSYNQLQSLGSEQFRGLRKLLSLHLRSNSLRTIPVRIFQDCRNLELLDLGYNRIRSLARNVFAGMIRLKELHLEHNQFSKLNLALFPRLVSLQNLYLQWNKISVIGQTMSWTWSSLQRLDLSGNEIEAFSGPSVFQCVPNLQRLNLDSNKLTFIGQEILDSWISLNDISLAGNIWECSRNICSLVNWLKSFKGLRENTIICASPKELQGVNVIDAVKNYSICGKSTTERFELARALPKPTFKPKLTRPKHDSKPPLPPTMGATEASSEPEHDTEHISFHKIIAGSVALFLSVLVILLVIYVSWKRYPASMKQLQQRSLMRRHRKKKRQSLKQMTPSTQEFYVDYKPTNTETSEMLLNGTGPCTYNKSGSRECEV is encoded by the coding sequence atgactgATGTGTGGGGGGATAACTTTTCtaagttgtttttatttccaggttTCAATGTAATTAGGCTACTGAGCGGATCAGCTGTAGCTCTGGTAATAGCCCCTACTGTATTACTGACAATGCTTTCTTCTGCTGAACGAGGATGCCCTAAGGGCTGTAGGTGTGAAGGCAAAATGGTATATTGTGAATCTCAGAAATTGCAGGAGATTCCCTCAAGTATATCTGCTGGTTGTTTAGGTTTGTCCCTTCGATATAACAGCCTCCAAAAACTAAAATACAATCAATTTAAAGGTCTTAATCAACTCACCTGGCTCTATTTAGACCATAACCACATCAGCAATATTGACGAAAATGCTTTCAGTGGAATACGCAGACTAAAAGAGTTGATCTTGAGTTCCAACAGAATCTCCTATTTTCTTAATAATACCTTCAGACCTGTGACAAATCTCCGGAATTTGGATCTGTCATACAATCAGCTGCAGTCTCTGGGATCTGAACAGTTCAGGGGCTTAAGGAAGCTGCTGAGTTTACATTTGCGGTCCAATTCCCTAAGAACCATCCCTGTTCGAATATTTCAAGATTGCAGGAACCTTGAACTGTTGGACCTGGGTTATAATCGCATCCGGAGTTTAGCAAGGAATGTCTTTGCAGGTATGATCAGACTGAAAGAGCTTCATCTGGAGCACAATCAATTTTCTAAGCTCAACCTGGCACTTTTTCCAAGGCTAGTCAGCCTTCAAAACCTTTATTTACAGTGGAATAAAATCAGTGTGATAGGACAAACTATGTCTTGGACCTGGAGCTCATTACAAAGACTTGATTTATCTGGCAATGAAATAGAAGCTTTCAGTGGACCTAGTGTTTTTCAGTGTGTGCCCAATTTACAGCGCCTCAACCTGGATTCAAACAAGCTCACATTTATTGGTCAAGAAATTTTGGATTCTTGGATATCTCTCAATGACATCAGCCTTGCCGGGAATATATGGGAAtgcagcagaaacatttgctcTCTGGTAAACTGGCTTAAAAGTTTTAAAGGGCTGAGGGAAAATACAATTATTTGTGCCAGCCCCAAAGAGCTGCAAGGGGTGAATGTTATTGATGCAGTGAAAAACTACAGCATCTGTGGCAAGAGTACCACGGAAAGGTTTGAACTAGCACGAGCTCTCCCAAAGCCAACATTTAAACCAAAACTCACCAGGCCTAAACACGACAGCAAGCCCCCTCTGCCCCCAACCATGGGAGCCACCGAGGCCAGCTCTGAGCCCGAGCACGACACAGAACACATCTCCTTCCATAAAATCATAGCAGGCAGCGTGGCTCTCTTCCTGTCGGTGCTGGTGATCCTGCTGGTGATCTATGTGTCATGGAAGCGCTACCCTGCCAGcatgaagcagctgcagcagcgcTCTCTCATGCGACggcacaggaaaaagaaaagacagtcGCTGAAGCAAATGACTCCAAGCACACAGGAATTTTATGTAGATTACAAACCTACCAACACTGAGACCAGTGAGATGCTGCTGAATGGAACAGGACCCTGCACGTATAACAAATCAGGCTCCAGGGAATGCGAG